The following coding sequences lie in one Apium graveolens cultivar Ventura chromosome 3, ASM990537v1, whole genome shotgun sequence genomic window:
- the LOC141714845 gene encoding disease resistance protein RPP13-like, with protein sequence MGQEPDSLQKMDEVDLLRCLRGLMLDTNCHLVVIDDIWDVNVWTKIKKAFPPKNGSRVIITTQNKKVAEGVDDNCSVHQLRFLRDDESWHLFCRRAEPKQNLEKIGKEMRITYAVSISQKLNTKTES encoded by the exons ATGGGACAAGAACCAGATTCATTGCAGAAGATGGATGAGGTAGACTTGCTGCGGTGCCTGCGTGGCCTAATGCTAGATACTAATTGTCATCTGGTAGTAATTGATGATATATGGGATGTAAATGTCTGGACAAAGATTAAAAAAGCTTTTCCGCCAAAGAATGGTAGCAGAGTCATCATAACTACCCAAAACAAAAAAGTTGCAGAAGGAGTAGACGACAACTGTTCTGTGCATCAACTGCGTTTTCTCAGGGATGATGAGAGTTGGCACTTGTTTTGTAGGAGAGCTGAACCAAAGCAGAATCTGGAGAAGATAGGAAAAGAGATG AGGATAACATATGCGGTGTCAATTTCTCAGAAGCTTAATACAAAAACCGAGTCTTAA